In Microbacterium foliorum, the following proteins share a genomic window:
- a CDS encoding ABC transporter family substrate-binding protein: protein MKRHQKLMGIAALGAAFALVMSGCAPAGNGGGDSGEGEAQTVEGADYNPQPRENLAEGGELRIPVSNIAEQLNYFHSDGDARVTQIATWFRPQILLMDPDGTVKKNDAYLDDYSFGVEDGKTVLHFKVNEKAVWNDGTPIDVSAFKATWEANSGENEEYQPNATDGWKEIESVEAGENDRDVVVTFKGEFAWPEMVYSQLLHPAVNTPELFNTAFLGDWHPEWGAGPYTVDNFDKTGGVVTLVPNEKWWGNAPLLDKVSFIQMEPTAAVNALRNGEVDMAETGSAELLAQVEGLEGVKTYKGQATANAIFTLNSTNPVLEDLEVRKAVFEAISIEQVKDIVFNGLNYTEEPAGSLTLFSFQPDYVNALEEAGRKDGDVEGANKLLDEAGWVAGADGIREKDGQRLSLVFPNHSDTETARARTLAVQAQLKEAGVEVVIDQRPSADFAEDYTTQNGDIFFLNFTSSDPFGAAWFCQLYCSDSGLNLSGTGTEEIDKMIHEELETISDPVEQTKKAMEMESEIFAKTWGVIPVLNGPEIWTVKEGLANLTPEPYVGLDLFGITPVENVGYEK, encoded by the coding sequence ATGAAACGGCATCAGAAGCTGATGGGCATCGCTGCTCTCGGCGCCGCCTTCGCACTCGTCATGAGCGGGTGTGCACCGGCAGGCAACGGCGGCGGCGACAGCGGCGAAGGCGAAGCTCAGACGGTCGAAGGCGCGGATTACAACCCGCAGCCCCGCGAGAACCTCGCAGAGGGCGGCGAGCTGCGCATCCCCGTCTCGAACATCGCCGAGCAGCTGAACTACTTCCACAGCGACGGCGACGCTCGCGTCACCCAGATCGCGACGTGGTTCCGCCCGCAGATCCTGCTCATGGATCCTGACGGCACCGTCAAGAAGAACGACGCATATCTCGACGACTACTCCTTCGGCGTCGAAGACGGCAAGACCGTCCTGCACTTCAAGGTCAACGAGAAGGCCGTTTGGAACGACGGAACCCCGATCGACGTCTCCGCGTTCAAAGCCACCTGGGAAGCCAACAGCGGCGAGAACGAGGAGTACCAGCCCAACGCGACCGACGGCTGGAAGGAGATCGAGTCCGTCGAGGCCGGCGAGAACGACCGCGACGTCGTCGTGACCTTCAAGGGCGAGTTCGCCTGGCCCGAGATGGTCTACTCGCAGCTGCTGCACCCTGCAGTCAACACGCCTGAGCTCTTCAACACCGCCTTCCTCGGCGACTGGCACCCCGAGTGGGGTGCTGGCCCCTACACGGTCGACAACTTCGACAAGACCGGCGGCGTCGTCACACTCGTCCCGAACGAGAAGTGGTGGGGCAACGCTCCGCTGCTCGACAAGGTCTCCTTCATCCAGATGGAGCCGACCGCGGCGGTCAACGCCCTGCGCAACGGCGAGGTCGACATGGCCGAGACCGGCAGCGCCGAGCTGCTCGCACAGGTCGAGGGCCTCGAGGGCGTCAAGACCTACAAGGGTCAGGCCACCGCGAACGCGATCTTCACGCTGAACTCGACCAACCCCGTGCTGGAGGACCTCGAGGTCCGCAAGGCCGTGTTCGAGGCGATCAGCATCGAGCAGGTCAAGGACATCGTCTTCAACGGTCTGAACTACACCGAGGAGCCTGCCGGCTCGCTCACGCTGTTCTCGTTCCAGCCGGACTACGTCAACGCGCTGGAAGAGGCCGGCCGCAAGGACGGCGACGTCGAAGGAGCCAACAAGCTCCTCGACGAGGCCGGCTGGGTCGCCGGTGCCGACGGCATCCGCGAGAAGGACGGCCAGCGCCTGTCGCTCGTCTTCCCGAACCACTCCGACACCGAGACCGCTCGTGCCCGCACGCTCGCGGTGCAGGCTCAGCTGAAGGAGGCCGGTGTCGAGGTCGTCATCGACCAGCGTCCGTCGGCCGACTTCGCAGAGGACTACACCACGCAGAACGGTGACATCTTCTTCCTCAACTTCACGTCGTCCGACCCGTTCGGTGCTGCCTGGTTCTGCCAGCTGTACTGCTCGGACAGCGGCCTGAACCTCTCGGGTACCGGCACCGAGGAGATCGACAAGATGATCCACGAGGAGCTCGAGACGATCTCCGACCCGGTCGAGCAGACCAAGAAGGCCATGGAGATGGAGTCCGAGATCTTCGCGAAGACCTGGGGTGTCATCCCGGTGCTCAACGGCCCGGAGATCTGGACCGTCAAGGAAGGCCTCGCCAACCTCACGCCCGAGCCCTACGTGGGCCTCGACCTCTTCGGCATCACGCCGGTGGAGAACGTGGGATACGAGAAGTAA
- a CDS encoding alpha/beta fold hydrolase, protein MSVQIVFVHGIRTSATMWRSQLEFLDEQGIPAVAVDLPGHGTRMNEDFTLHEALHTIDVAVRDAATRGPVLLVGHSMGGLLSLAYVGGAEAPKIAGLVAASCTSLPQGAGLAAYRVFARAVDRLPDRGMWLTRRFLAATIPIETRGDFAAGGYALDTQDTALGNLATLDLATAVARIRVPLWFVNGQWDQLRVNEALFRRLAPHAELIVVPRTTHLVTAMRPQIFNAVLRLAVATIESGATTAAVDPEQAAARER, encoded by the coding sequence GTGAGCGTCCAGATCGTCTTCGTGCACGGCATCCGCACGTCCGCGACGATGTGGCGTTCGCAGCTGGAGTTCCTCGACGAGCAGGGCATTCCCGCGGTCGCCGTCGATCTCCCCGGTCACGGCACGCGGATGAACGAGGACTTCACCCTGCACGAGGCGCTGCACACGATCGACGTCGCCGTGCGCGATGCCGCCACGCGAGGGCCTGTGCTGCTCGTCGGGCACTCGATGGGCGGCCTGCTCTCGCTCGCCTACGTCGGGGGCGCCGAGGCGCCGAAGATCGCCGGGCTGGTGGCTGCGTCGTGCACCTCGCTCCCCCAGGGTGCCGGCCTTGCGGCCTACCGGGTCTTCGCTCGTGCCGTAGATCGACTGCCGGACCGTGGGATGTGGCTCACGCGAAGGTTCCTCGCGGCGACGATCCCGATCGAGACGCGCGGAGACTTCGCAGCGGGCGGCTACGCGTTGGACACCCAGGACACGGCTCTCGGGAACCTCGCCACCCTCGATCTCGCCACGGCCGTCGCCCGCATCCGCGTGCCGCTGTGGTTCGTGAACGGGCAGTGGGACCAGCTGCGGGTCAACGAAGCCCTCTTCCGAAGGCTTGCGCCGCACGCCGAGCTGATCGTCGTGCCTCGTACCACGCATCTCGTCACCGCGATGCGGCCGCAGATCTTCAACGCCGTGCTGCGTCTGGCCGTCGCGACCATCGAGTCCGGAGCTACGACTGCGGCAGTGGATCCCGAGCAGGCTGCCGCGCGAGAGCGGTGA
- a CDS encoding MFS transporter, with product MSPALPPVSPVPGSRRVGPRWMTVFTLAWLAIWTVQLTPVQLLLPLQLDTAEDDWISGVISSGFVLGIGGLAGIVAGPVAGALSDRARVGRRRRRPWAIGGVLVTAVFLVVTGFSEGPWAVGTAWVGVSIGVSVSSAAFTALIADQLPTTQRGAAAAAVGSSQAVGIVLGVGLVVLLGLGIRDGYMLLAAVIAVVGTSAALLLPDPPAFAGSLSGKRDRRLLASLRDRDFAWMLSGRLVTNIGNALGTALFLFFLLHGLHQETTVAQDNLLLLIVVYTLFVVLASVFTGLLSDRTGNRRTLAILATFVQAASGVVIAVVPTFEATMVAAALMGLGYGAFSTVGLAFAADLLPDEKDHARDLGIVYVTAALGQLIGPVLGAGLVALVGGFWLVFVVAAVLSVVGGGLTALARQPARDPLPQS from the coding sequence ATGAGCCCCGCCCTCCCACCTGTCTCGCCGGTGCCCGGCTCGCGCAGGGTCGGACCACGATGGATGACCGTGTTCACCCTCGCCTGGCTGGCCATCTGGACGGTGCAGCTCACGCCCGTGCAGCTTCTGCTGCCCCTCCAGCTCGACACCGCGGAGGACGACTGGATCAGCGGCGTCATCTCCTCGGGTTTCGTGCTCGGCATCGGCGGTCTCGCCGGCATCGTCGCAGGACCCGTGGCCGGCGCCCTGTCAGACCGAGCACGTGTCGGGCGTCGACGCCGGCGCCCGTGGGCGATCGGCGGCGTACTGGTCACCGCGGTTTTCCTGGTCGTCACAGGCTTCAGCGAGGGCCCCTGGGCTGTGGGGACCGCATGGGTCGGAGTGTCGATCGGCGTCTCGGTGTCGTCTGCCGCCTTCACCGCGCTGATCGCCGATCAGCTTCCGACGACGCAGCGCGGTGCGGCAGCCGCCGCCGTCGGATCGAGTCAGGCCGTCGGGATCGTCCTGGGTGTCGGTCTCGTCGTGCTCCTCGGGCTCGGCATCCGGGATGGATATATGCTGCTCGCCGCCGTGATCGCCGTCGTCGGGACGTCCGCGGCGCTGCTTCTTCCCGATCCGCCTGCATTCGCGGGCTCGTTGTCGGGCAAGCGTGACCGTCGTCTACTGGCATCATTGCGCGACCGGGACTTCGCCTGGATGCTGTCGGGCCGCCTCGTGACCAACATCGGCAACGCGCTGGGCACCGCACTGTTCCTCTTCTTCCTGCTGCACGGGTTGCATCAGGAGACGACGGTGGCGCAGGACAATCTGCTGCTCCTGATCGTGGTCTACACGCTCTTCGTGGTGCTCGCGTCGGTGTTCACAGGCCTGCTGTCCGACCGCACCGGCAACAGACGCACGCTTGCGATCCTGGCCACGTTCGTGCAGGCGGCCTCGGGCGTCGTGATCGCCGTCGTGCCGACATTCGAGGCGACGATGGTCGCGGCGGCGCTCATGGGGCTCGGCTATGGTGCGTTCTCGACCGTCGGACTCGCCTTCGCCGCCGATCTGCTGCCCGACGAGAAGGATCACGCACGAGATCTCGGAATCGTCTACGTCACCGCAGCACTCGGTCAGCTCATCGGCCCTGTGCTCGGTGCGGGTCTCGTGGCGCTGGTCGGCGGGTTCTGGCTCGTGTTCGTCGTCGCCGCCGTGCTGTCGGTCGTCGGCGGTGGGCTCACCGCTCTCGCGCGGCAGCCTGCTCGGGATCCACTGCCGCAGTCGTAG
- the rpsT gene encoding 30S ribosomal protein S20 has translation MANIKSQIKRNKTNDKAHERNKAVKSELKTHIRATRAAVISGDKAAAEKALKAASRKLDKAVSKGVIHQNQAANRKSSIAKQVSAL, from the coding sequence GTGGCAAACATCAAGTCGCAGATCAAGCGCAACAAGACCAACGACAAGGCTCACGAGCGCAACAAGGCCGTGAAGAGCGAGCTGAAGACGCACATCCGCGCGACGCGCGCTGCTGTCATCTCCGGTGACAAGGCTGCAGCCGAGAAGGCTCTGAAGGCCGCCTCCCGCAAGCTCGACAAGGCCGTCAGCAAGGGTGTCATCCACCAGAACCAGGCTGCGAACCGCAAGTCCTCCATCGCCAAGCAGGTCTCCGCTCTCTGA
- the holA gene encoding DNA polymerase III subunit delta — protein sequence MAASRTPSRGGAKAAKIAQVSWREPRPAPVVLVFGPEEVCAERAIAGVRDYLRTEDPALEVTDVRADDYAPGTLLSLTSPSLFGEPRLVRVSGVEKCSDAFLQEAVSYLDHPQEGATVILRHTGASVRGKKLLDAVRAGTGDGIEIPCPAIKRDGDRVDFAAGEFKAAKKRIAPPALRALVSAFADDLTELAAACQQLIVDVEGDITEDVVTKYYGGRVEVSAFVVADTAIAGRYGEALVALRHALASGADPVPMVAAFAMKLRTMARVAGNREPSRQLAQRLGMKDWQVDRARRDLAGWNERSLGMAIQATARADAEVKGAARDPIFALERMLTVIATRQPFGE from the coding sequence ATGGCTGCTTCTCGTACCCCCTCCCGCGGCGGAGCGAAGGCAGCCAAGATCGCGCAGGTCTCCTGGCGCGAGCCGCGACCGGCTCCCGTCGTGCTCGTGTTCGGCCCCGAAGAGGTCTGCGCAGAGCGCGCGATCGCCGGAGTGCGCGACTATCTCCGCACCGAAGACCCGGCGCTCGAGGTGACCGATGTCCGCGCTGACGACTACGCACCGGGCACCCTCCTTTCGCTGACGTCGCCGTCGCTGTTCGGCGAGCCCCGTCTCGTACGCGTGTCGGGAGTCGAGAAGTGCTCGGACGCCTTTCTGCAGGAGGCCGTCTCCTACCTGGATCACCCCCAGGAGGGTGCGACGGTCATCCTCCGGCACACCGGAGCCAGCGTTCGAGGCAAGAAGCTGCTCGACGCAGTGCGCGCGGGCACCGGCGACGGCATCGAGATCCCGTGCCCGGCGATCAAGCGCGACGGCGATCGCGTCGACTTCGCCGCGGGGGAGTTCAAGGCGGCCAAGAAGCGGATCGCACCGCCTGCGCTGCGCGCCCTGGTCTCGGCGTTCGCGGATGACCTCACCGAGCTTGCTGCGGCATGTCAGCAACTGATCGTCGACGTCGAGGGCGACATCACCGAAGACGTCGTCACGAAGTACTACGGCGGGCGCGTAGAGGTGTCGGCCTTCGTCGTCGCCGACACGGCGATCGCCGGCCGTTACGGCGAGGCACTGGTCGCGTTGCGGCATGCGCTCGCATCCGGTGCTGATCCGGTGCCCATGGTCGCCGCCTTCGCGATGAAGCTGCGCACGATGGCGCGCGTCGCCGGCAACCGCGAACCCAGTCGTCAGCTCGCCCAGCGGCTCGGCATGAAGGACTGGCAGGTCGACCGCGCGCGGCGCGACCTCGCCGGGTGGAACGAACGATCGCTCGGCATGGCCATCCAGGCGACGGCTCGCGCCGATGCCGAGGTCAAGGGCGCGGCGCGCGACCCGATCTTCGCGCTCGAGCGCATGCTCACGGTCATCGCGACCCGTCAGCCGTTCGGCGAGTGA
- a CDS encoding ComEC/Rec2 family competence protein: MRRDLRLLPIAGAAWVVALLGAFIPVSAGWCALAGGVGAAMVLVVMLRRSVGQPSAAGVALVLLAAVAAVSITVMVAMPGRDSAASWDGRVVEVTGEVTSSASVGRDGRLWMEVQLTGIGSPGSVRAASAPVRVGIDPADGFDLGATLRVKGEAAATDPGERSALVVFASTASVEVPASGVFAVAADMRSDFIERSTRLPEPGAGLLPGLAVGDTRAVSTELNDDMRTSGLSHLTAVSGANCAIVVGAVFWLAALCGAGRVTRVVAAAVALAGFVVLVTPEPSVIRAAVMAGVAMLSLLLGRPSAGAGMLALSASGILIADPWLASTAGFALSVAASGALIMLSPSLARGLARWMPQPLALAIAVPTAAQLVCGPVIALFAEQQSLVGLAANLLAAPAAPIATIIGLLACLAAPVPLLADLLAASAWLPAAWIAHTAGITARLPFAQVPVVPGVASAALVGIVSAAAGVILADGCRTLPIVRGASASVLAVVLALGGAHVVLNGPLASATSPDGWSIAACDVGQGDALLVRSENRIALIDTGPEPEPLAACLRSLGVEHIDLLVLTHFDLDHVGGIEAVQGRVGEVLHGPPGESGDERTLQRFADGGATVTLAGAGMQGELGAAAWQVLWPQRGSEVFPPGNDQSVVLEVEGGGVPRSLFLGDLSAEAQRMLVRTAHLRGDYAVVKVAHHGSGDQDFPLYQDLRPVIALFSAGVDNDYGHPRAETLTSLEAAGARVLRTDQQGRLLVGLDGDELQLWTERQPP; this comes from the coding sequence GTGAGGCGCGATCTGCGTCTTCTCCCCATCGCCGGGGCGGCATGGGTGGTCGCGCTGCTCGGCGCGTTCATTCCTGTCTCGGCGGGGTGGTGCGCGCTCGCCGGGGGCGTCGGGGCGGCCATGGTGCTGGTGGTGATGCTGAGGCGCTCTGTCGGCCAGCCATCGGCGGCGGGCGTGGCGCTCGTTCTGCTCGCAGCTGTGGCGGCGGTGTCGATCACTGTCATGGTCGCGATGCCCGGTCGCGACAGCGCGGCGTCGTGGGATGGGCGCGTGGTCGAGGTGACGGGGGAGGTCACGTCGTCGGCGTCGGTGGGTCGGGACGGTCGACTGTGGATGGAGGTGCAGCTCACGGGCATCGGGTCGCCGGGGTCGGTGCGGGCGGCGTCGGCGCCGGTGCGGGTCGGCATCGACCCGGCTGACGGGTTCGACCTCGGTGCGACGCTCAGGGTGAAGGGCGAGGCGGCGGCGACGGATCCGGGGGAGAGGTCGGCGCTCGTGGTGTTCGCGAGCACGGCATCGGTCGAGGTTCCGGCATCCGGGGTGTTCGCGGTGGCGGCCGATATGCGCAGCGACTTCATCGAGCGGTCCACACGTCTCCCCGAACCCGGAGCAGGGCTGCTACCGGGGCTCGCGGTCGGTGACACCCGCGCAGTGTCGACCGAGCTCAACGACGACATGCGCACGAGCGGGCTGAGTCACCTGACCGCGGTCTCCGGAGCGAACTGCGCCATCGTCGTCGGCGCCGTCTTCTGGCTTGCCGCGCTGTGCGGGGCCGGACGAGTGACCCGGGTCGTCGCGGCCGCCGTCGCCCTTGCGGGATTCGTCGTCCTCGTGACGCCGGAACCCAGCGTGATCAGGGCCGCGGTGATGGCCGGCGTCGCGATGCTGTCGTTGCTGCTCGGTCGGCCGAGCGCCGGGGCCGGAATGCTGGCGCTCAGCGCGAGCGGCATACTCATCGCCGACCCGTGGCTGGCCTCCACTGCGGGGTTCGCGCTGTCGGTCGCCGCCTCGGGCGCGTTGATCATGCTCTCGCCGTCGCTCGCGCGCGGCCTCGCACGGTGGATGCCGCAGCCTCTCGCTCTGGCGATCGCGGTGCCGACGGCGGCGCAGCTGGTGTGCGGTCCTGTCATCGCTCTGTTCGCCGAGCAGCAGTCGCTCGTAGGCCTGGCGGCCAACCTGCTGGCCGCGCCCGCAGCACCCATCGCCACCATCATCGGTCTCCTCGCGTGCCTCGCGGCTCCGGTGCCTCTGCTCGCCGACCTCCTGGCGGCCTCCGCCTGGCTGCCGGCCGCCTGGATCGCTCATACGGCCGGCATCACCGCCCGGCTTCCGTTCGCGCAGGTACCGGTGGTTCCCGGGGTCGCAAGCGCGGCTCTCGTCGGCATCGTCAGCGCGGCGGCCGGGGTGATCCTGGCCGACGGATGCCGTACACTCCCGATCGTCAGAGGCGCTTCCGCATCCGTTCTCGCTGTGGTGCTCGCCCTGGGCGGCGCCCACGTGGTTCTCAACGGGCCACTCGCGAGCGCGACCAGCCCGGACGGGTGGTCGATCGCCGCCTGCGATGTCGGCCAAGGAGACGCGCTGCTCGTCAGGTCTGAAAACCGGATCGCGCTGATCGACACGGGCCCGGAGCCGGAGCCCTTGGCCGCCTGTCTGCGCAGTCTCGGCGTCGAGCACATCGACCTGCTCGTTCTGACTCACTTCGATCTCGATCATGTCGGCGGCATCGAGGCCGTGCAGGGCAGAGTCGGTGAGGTGCTGCACGGTCCGCCGGGGGAGAGCGGCGACGAGCGGACGCTGCAGCGCTTCGCCGACGGCGGTGCGACGGTCACCCTCGCCGGGGCGGGGATGCAGGGCGAACTCGGCGCCGCAGCGTGGCAGGTGCTGTGGCCGCAGCGTGGTTCAGAGGTGTTCCCGCCGGGCAACGACCAGAGTGTGGTTCTCGAGGTCGAAGGCGGCGGGGTGCCGCGGTCGCTCTTCCTCGGCGACCTGTCGGCGGAGGCTCAGCGGATGCTGGTGCGCACCGCGCATCTCAGAGGCGACTACGCGGTGGTCAAGGTGGCGCATCACGGCAGCGGTGATCAGGACTTCCCGCTGTATCAAGATCTGCGCCCGGTCATCGCCCTGTTCAGTGCCGGCGTCGACAACGACTACGGGCATCCTCGAGCAGAGACTCTCACGTCGCTCGAGGCTGCCGGTGCTCGGGTGCTGCGCACCGATCAGCAGGGCCGACTCCTCGTCGGTCTCGATGGTGATGAGCTGCAGCTCTGGACGGAGAGACAGCCGCCCTGA
- a CDS encoding DUF805 domain-containing protein, translating to MTTTQITLSDPLYGASFPQAVSRFFRKYATFSGRASRSEYWWWVLANVLVAAAFNLVGSLIDPQWTSRPIDVFSPFASGGAFAFASPVGAAFLIYATAILIPALALTWRRLHDTDRSGAWFFIVFVPIVGAIVLLVFTLLSARPAGARFDE from the coding sequence ATGACGACGACACAGATCACGCTCAGTGATCCGCTCTACGGGGCCTCGTTCCCGCAAGCCGTCTCGCGCTTCTTCCGCAAGTACGCGACGTTCAGCGGACGGGCCAGCCGGAGCGAGTACTGGTGGTGGGTGCTGGCGAACGTGCTCGTCGCCGCGGCCTTCAATCTCGTCGGATCGCTGATCGACCCACAATGGACGTCTCGTCCCATCGACGTATTCTCTCCGTTCGCGTCCGGCGGTGCCTTCGCGTTCGCGAGCCCGGTCGGCGCGGCATTCCTCATCTACGCAACCGCGATCCTCATTCCCGCACTTGCCCTGACATGGCGGCGACTCCATGACACCGATCGCAGCGGCGCGTGGTTCTTCATCGTCTTCGTCCCGATCGTCGGCGCCATCGTGCTCCTCGTCTTCACGCTGCTGAGCGCACGCCCCGCCGGTGCCCGCTTCGACGAGTAG
- a CDS encoding phosphatase PAP2 family protein has protein sequence MPSTTVIPCRLIPLVIVAVAALALIVAPTPGSLSVVGTKWLSSLGLSVPRVDLVSEITLVLLALAAGSAIGLVWWKHPEQRPRAAVASIGVVLAYITSEGLKVLFAQPRPCSRWVTAAECPPAGDWSLPSNHATLAFGAVAVVSVLLGRATITWVMIGFAVLVAIGRVLEGVHYVHDVAIGALLGMGLPVLLTLVFDADAETVGVWNERPLPTPTKVSVGRARITRHLTRN, from the coding sequence ATGCCCTCCACCACAGTGATCCCCTGCAGGCTCATACCGCTCGTCATCGTGGCTGTGGCGGCCCTGGCGCTGATCGTGGCTCCGACCCCAGGCAGCCTCAGCGTGGTGGGTACGAAGTGGCTGAGTTCTCTCGGCCTGTCCGTCCCGCGAGTCGACCTCGTGTCCGAGATCACGCTGGTGCTTCTCGCGCTGGCTGCGGGCTCGGCGATTGGCCTCGTCTGGTGGAAGCACCCGGAGCAACGGCCGCGCGCCGCGGTCGCATCGATCGGCGTCGTGCTGGCGTACATCACGAGCGAAGGACTGAAGGTGCTGTTCGCGCAGCCACGGCCATGTTCTCGCTGGGTGACGGCGGCGGAGTGTCCGCCGGCAGGGGACTGGTCGCTGCCGTCGAATCACGCCACCCTCGCTTTCGGAGCAGTGGCTGTGGTGTCTGTGCTGCTTGGCAGAGCGACAATCACGTGGGTGATGATCGGCTTCGCTGTGCTCGTTGCGATCGGACGAGTCTTGGAAGGTGTGCACTACGTTCACGATGTCGCGATCGGCGCTCTCCTCGGCATGGGGCTTCCCGTCCTGCTGACGCTCGTGTTCGACGCCGATGCGGAAACGGTCGGCGTTTGGAACGAGCGGCCGTTACCCACACCTACGAAGGTAAGTGTGGGTAGGGCGAGAATCACCCGGCATCTGACGCGGAACTAG
- a CDS encoding NAD(P)/FAD-dependent oxidoreductase: MHDVIVIGAGLAGLRCAGLLAARGLDVVVLESADAVGGRQRTDIVDGFRLDRGFQVLNPAYPALRRSVDLDTLALGSFPVGVRVRTRDGMAELRHPLRHPLSIGTSLRSGLVNGRDAVALARWATPALVRSLSRLARNDVTLRDGWDAVGLRGPLRTAVLEPFLAGVLAERRGETSNAFARLLVRYFALGRPGLPAQGIAAVPEQLATHARAASADIRLGAGAERISARGDGIRVELTDGDSVSAGRVVVAVGPGDVAGLTALPVPATNGLQTWWFAAAEPPTKSALLTVDGRSDRGPVVNTVVMTHTVPSYAPAGRHLIAATCLLPRGGDPAAENDVRRHLSEIWGADISAWELIRRDDIEHALPAQPAPLGAPRYPRYAERLYIAGDHRDTASIQGALASGERAARAVLTDAGSSRSTAPTSL; encoded by the coding sequence ATGCATGACGTGATCGTGATCGGTGCCGGACTCGCGGGTCTCCGCTGCGCCGGACTGCTCGCCGCACGCGGGCTCGACGTCGTCGTCCTCGAGAGCGCGGATGCCGTCGGAGGGCGTCAGCGCACCGACATCGTCGACGGCTTCCGGCTGGATCGCGGCTTTCAGGTGCTCAACCCGGCCTACCCGGCGCTCCGCCGCAGCGTCGATCTCGACACGCTCGCGCTGGGGAGCTTCCCGGTCGGTGTGCGCGTGCGCACGCGGGATGGGATGGCCGAGCTGCGGCATCCCTTGCGGCACCCGCTGTCCATCGGCACGTCGCTGCGCAGCGGTCTGGTGAACGGTCGAGATGCCGTCGCGCTGGCACGCTGGGCCACGCCGGCTCTGGTGCGTTCGCTCTCGCGTCTCGCCCGGAACGATGTCACCCTGCGCGATGGTTGGGATGCCGTGGGGCTCCGCGGCCCGCTCCGCACCGCCGTGCTCGAACCGTTTCTCGCCGGGGTCCTGGCAGAGAGGCGCGGCGAGACGTCGAACGCGTTCGCCCGACTGCTCGTGAGGTACTTCGCGCTCGGCCGCCCTGGCCTGCCCGCACAAGGAATCGCTGCGGTCCCGGAGCAGCTTGCCACGCACGCACGCGCGGCAAGTGCTGACATCCGTCTCGGTGCCGGAGCGGAGCGGATCTCGGCGCGTGGAGACGGCATCCGCGTGGAACTGACCGACGGCGACTCCGTCAGCGCTGGTCGAGTGGTCGTCGCAGTCGGCCCCGGTGATGTCGCCGGTCTCACCGCGCTTCCCGTTCCCGCGACGAACGGCCTGCAGACATGGTGGTTCGCCGCTGCCGAACCACCGACCAAGTCCGCGCTGCTCACCGTCGACGGGCGCAGCGACCGCGGGCCCGTCGTGAACACCGTCGTGATGACGCACACCGTGCCCTCGTACGCCCCGGCCGGTCGCCACCTCATCGCCGCGACTTGCCTGCTGCCGCGCGGTGGTGATCCAGCCGCGGAGAACGACGTCCGCCGCCACTTGAGTGAGATCTGGGGTGCAGACATCAGCGCGTGGGAGCTGATACGGCGCGATGACATCGAACACGCGCTACCTGCACAGCCGGCACCCCTCGGTGCACCGCGATACCCGCGCTACGCCGAGCGTCTGTACATCGCGGGCGACCATCGAGACACCGCGTCGATTCAAGGCGCTCTCGCGTCTGGCGAGCGGGCCGCGCGCGCCGTCCTCACTGACGCGGGATCTTCGAGGAGCACCGCACCTACCAGCCTCTGA